atttttaaaaacaagaGAGTTATTAACAGAATCTGTGCGagagttaattaattaattttcttaattttcataaattattgtaatatgTCAAGGAAACTTGTCGATAATGCAGTTCTATGAAGAAATCGAGCGTAAGTTAACGCtcctttttaataaaactataatcaCATACGAAAGCACCTTAGCTGCTTCTCTAAACGAGAAATACAGAACAGATGCACTGAGGATATTTATTTCAGGTATGAAAAAACCCTTAAGTGACATTCTTTTTGCGGCACGCCCAAATGACCTGCCATCAGCGTTAGCCTTAGCTCAAGAAGTTGAGTCTAATCATGAACCTTTTAAATTctcaaataattttgcaaagaagaAAAAGCTTTTTGCTTGGAAGAAAGGGCCAATCGAAATGAATatcgacaacaacaaagtttAAATTCAGATTGTAAAAATGTGCAActgtctaaaaataatttttattttatttattatattttttatcaatatcaAGTTTATCTCCTTATGTACTGCAAGGGACTGCATGGTTTACGCAACCAAAGCAACATATAATAAATCATCTTTTACGAAATAAAAGCAAACCTGCTCAAGAGGAATTAGAATATCAAAGTACAGACGAATTAGAGGCGAATGATATTAGAGATGAAACTTATCAATATgatgaaatcaattttttagaAACCATTAAACCGTTAGTAGAACTAAAAAGCGTCACAACAGAAAACGATTATGATAATGCATCAAGAGAGGAAGAACGCTCCTCAGTAAAATATGAAGTTGCAACTGAATTATTTGAAACAACggaaataaaagaagaattgattCACAAATATATAGTTGAAGAAGAATCTTCCGCAGAAATGAATGAATCAAAGAATCAAAAGATATGAAGTTGcacttgatttttttgaaacaacggaaataaaagaagaattgattCACAAATATATAGTTGAAGAAGAACCTTCCGCAGAAATGAATGAATCAAAGACTAAGGAAATATCAACCGAATTAGTTAAAACCACAGGAGAAGGCGGGGATGATGATAACATACAAACCAtaatatttcttccaaaaacaatTGTAGAAACATACCCAGGAAATGACGGACATGTTCGAATTGTAATGTAGAAGTCTTGTAACAACAGATACACTTCACAAGGAAATAGTACAGCACTAATCAAACGTTCTGAGAAGACAAATAATTACTCAAactcaattgaaaaaatatatgtaatatcaaCCATATGGGAATTTTTGATTCCATGGCAGTCAACATTGGATGAAACCAGTGAATTCGCGAATTATCGGCATTAATCAATACCGCTAATAcagattatacatttttttacccATCAATGCCAATATTTTGTCAGGAAGCTGCAATGGAAACCGACTTGGGAACAGCGGTTTTAATAAAAAGGAGAGAGGTCCTTAAGGACAGATAAGTCTTTCAGAAATATAGCGAAACAAGATTACTTATGAACCACTTCTCCCAGTCGCATATGCCAAAAATTTGAATCTGATGTATGTAGATCATATAGCAACACTTTTAGAAACAGTTAACTCACCATAGATAAGCAGGGAGTATTAATGTCCTAGGAATTCCTTTGAAAGTGATTCTCGGAACTCCCGATTTTGAAGATTTTGTAATGAACCTAGATTAGTTTGTAAAAAGATAACTTATTTTCCTGTCGAACACAACGGCACAATATTACATTTCGCTAAAAGCTACAATGTCGCAGATTGCGGCGATAAGATCCTGCTAATTTGAAAGTACACTATCATGGAAACGGCACTACCACACTCACGAAGACTTTCTACAAAAAATAACCCTTCACCACTTGTGATCAACAACTCCACTCCGGTGGCACGGCGCATTGCAATACCCGTCCCAGCCACCTAAAACCGTCTAAACCTAAAATTAGTCTATTATACCTACAAAGGCTTGACATCAAGAATCTACAATACGTTGGTGACATAGATAGAAAGCCGACAACAAGATCTGCAATGTTTAGCATGGCTATTCTCCTCATCACAGCTATTGTATTTTCTCTTTAGAAGGtgctccaaaaattaaaaaagaacgaGACGCACATCTTCCCTAAAAATTGTTATAGACAGCCTGAAGAACCCGAGGACGGCCTACATTTAGAAGGGGAGGAGTTAACTCAAGTAGCTCACCCACAGACGGAGAACTCACGCGTGGCTTGAGTGAACAAAATCCTATCTCTTGCCAGCCACTGCGTTGGTAGCTTGATACTATTTGTAGTGCAACGGTGTAAAGTCACGTAGCAAGGCTCTAGATATACTATTCTTtagatttaagttttagttataaattgtagCTCATAAGGTGCAGCAGTAGTAcaccaaattataataaaataaacaatacaaaataacatGTGTTGTTTAACTTATTTAACTTATATACAAAGCCTATTAAGCAGATTATTTATTTGACAGTTCTCACGTATGGCAATGCTATGATCACCAGATGCTTATCGGCGCTGAAAGCCGAGCCGAACGCAACGCTGATGAATGCTAGAAAAAAGCGTCAAAGCTGTGCGCATTCATAATCATACGAATCACACAATTAGCGCAGAGTGGAAGTTGAAGCGGTAAATACACTTGCAGACTTGTCTGTACTACATGTCATGTATGGCATTCCGtcgcattttttttatttttttatttttttttttggtatggaGGGGGAATCTTCTAAAGATACCGATAACGGTATGCACGATTCGTACTGTCCTCTAAGGTACACCTCATTTGGGACCGCGCCCATAAGGACTTGTGGACAatacgcctacgtactaaacccttaactcCATCGTCAGTGCTTATCTGTACGGCTCACGGAACTGCCGTTAGGCATTACATCGTGAGTCCAAGCATAGCCATTCGGCTCGTCAGTTATTCATTTTTCTTAGTCACCGTTTATTCTAACGCTTTCGCTGCGTTGCCACTCTTTTTTTCGAAGTTCCTGCATGGCTAGTGCTGACCATGTTCGTACTTTATCCCAAACTAGCTTGGATTTTATCATATGTCGCACGATATTATCCGGTGTCACTCGTTCTGCTATAATTTCTTCCAGTTTGGTTCTCTCATCTTTATACCGCGGGCAGAAAAAGAAAATGTGCAGCGCATTTTCCTCACTGTTGCCGCAGAAGGAACAATTTGTATCGTCGTCATGGCCATATTTGTACAGATATTCTCTGAAACATCCATGCCCCGTCAAAAACTGCGTCAAGTAAAAATCAGTCTATCCATGCTTTATTTCTAACCACGCTTGCACGTTTCCGATGAGTCGATGGGTCCATCTTCCGGTCGTTGCTGCGTCCCATCGTCTCTGCCATTCATTGAGACTTGCTTGTCTTTCCCCTTTTCGCTCATGTGCTGTGAGTCGCCTACCAATACTTTTGGATGTATCGAAAATTCTTTTCAGCTCCATCGCCATTATGTCTGGCGGAACGATGCCCGCTATAATACAGATTGCCTCATGTGATACCGTTCGGAATGCACTAGCGACTCTGATAGCATTGAGCCTAGTTACCGTATTAACTTTCTTGGCGTATGTATTGCGCAACAGGGCTGGTCCCCATATGGGTGCCGCATACATTAGTATTGATTGGCTCACCTTAGCCAATAATGCTCTTCTGTTGTGGGTTGGTCCACCAATGTTGGCCATTATCCTCGACAGCGCGGCAGTTACGCGTGTCGCTTTTTCACAGACTTTGTCAACGTGCATTTTATAACATAGCCTCGTATCAATGAGGACTCCTAAGTACTTCAGTGATCTCTGTGTCGTGATGTTATGCCCGTCAATATTAAGTGTGACATATTCAAGCTTCTTCCTACTCGTTATTAACACCGCTTCGGTTTTATGGCCATCAAGCTGGAGATTTGTTGCAGTGAGCCAGTTCCTAATTTGTACAGCTGTACTATTagttaaattcttaatttgttcAAGCTCCTTTGCCACTACGGTTACTGCAATATCATCCGCGTATCCGATGATCTGCACTTCCCTCGGAAAAGGAAGACACAACACACCGTCGTAGAGTACATTCCACAACAGTGGTCCAAGCACGGAACCTTGCAAAACCCCTCCTGTTACCATATACTTTCTGGGCCTATCTTCGGTGTCGTACAATAACACCCGATCAGACAGGTAGCTGGACACGATTCTCACTAGATAAGTCGGTGTTGACTTTCGTTTCAGAGCTTCTATGATGTGAGGCCAATATGCAGAATTAAACGCGTCCAGATTAACCTCTCGAGTATCTTGCCAACGGTATCCAGCATGCACAGTGGCCTATATGAGCTGGGTTCGCCAGCTGGTTTATTAGGCTTTTGTAATAGGACTAGCCGCTGCTTTTTCCaaacttttgggaatacacCATTTTGCATACACCTCGTAAATAGTTCACAAAAAGGCCTCGCGTTTTGGTTGATGGCAATTTTCAAAGCTTTATTTGGGATGCCATCCAGACCTGCTGCTTTGGTATTACCAAATCTTTCTGCTGCTCGTAACACCTCTACGTCAGTGACTGTTGGTACGTTTTTTCGGGTGGATCTTCTCCTCGTGCCTGTCGGTTTTCAACGGGCTGTGAAGGAAAGAGTGTTTCCACCACCGTTTTCAGTAGTATGGGGCAAGTTGGAGCTTCACTTTTGCCACCTTTAATCCTCGACATTACAATCTTGTACGCATCGCCCCAcggattttcatcgattttCCCACATAATTCTTTGAAACAGTAGGTCTTACTTTTCTTTATGGCTTTTTTCAGGTCGTTGCGTTTACTTTTGAACCTTTCGCGTAGTTCCGTTTGCTCCGTCGCGCCTCGACTTCTTTGGTATATTCTCCTGGCTTTGTGGCAATCTCTCCTTAGAGTGTCGATTTCTGCATTCCACCAGTATACGGGTTTTCTGCAGGCCCCAAATTTCTTTCTGCACATTGAAGCGTTGCAGGCTTTGCTAATGTGTTTCACCAGCATCTCCGCTTGTCGGTCTATGTCTTCCACATAGTTGAGATTATCCTCCAGTGATAGTCTGAAAAGTTCGTCATCAAGGGTTTTGATTTTCCACCCTCTCGTTTGTACGCTGTTAGTAAGCACACTCCGTCGATTTTGCATTAAGTGtccaatttctttaataatagcCTGATGATCGCTATGTGTATAGAGATCACACACCTGCCAGCTTGTTGTGCGCACGAGAGACCTACTTGCGAATGTGATATCAATCACAGAGCCCCTACCGTTCTTTCGAACGTGTTTTGATTAGTTTCCTTTCCGCTTCCTACTCgacttacataaaataaaaataggctGGGTAGTATGCAGAATAAGAGAGAAGTTGAATATACGAAGATGCTTCAGATGTCTCGAATACGGACATGTTGCGAAGGCATGTAACAATCCTGACGATAGAAGCAAGTGAAAGAGTGCACCAAAAAACCGTCGTGTATCGCATGTAGGAGCAGGAGTAGGGAGAACACCGACCACCAAATAGGTAGTAAGAAATGCCCCCTATATCAAGAAGCAATCAAAAGTACCAAAAGATGAGAGTACTGCAACTTAATTTGAACCACTGCGAGGCTGCTCAAGAGCTTCTAAGCCAGACGGTGTATGAACAAAAAATAGACGTTGCTATAATCAGTGAGCAGTACAGAAACAAAAGCGAATCCACATGGATATCAGACTGCACAAATAAAGCTGCGATATGGGCATGTGGTGGAAAAGCTTTCCAAGACAAACCACTAGTAGATAAACCGTTCTACGCCAGGGCAAAGATCGGTGGAATCAACTTCTATAGTTGCTACATCCCACCAAGCGTATCCCAGAGtgactttgaaaaaatactggACGAATTAGTGAAAGAAGTGTTGACCACTACGATGAACGTGGTGGCAGGTGACTTTAATGCGTGGGCGACGGAGTGGGGTAGCATCTACACAAACAGGCGTGGAGATGCCCTCCTCAAGGCGTTTTCGGTGTTAGACACAGTGTTGTTAAACACTGGAAATCAAAACACGTTCGAAAAGAACGGTAGGGGCTCTGTGATTGATATCACATTCGCAAGTAGGTCTCTCGTGCGCACAACAAGCTGGCAGGTGTGTGATCTCTATACACATAGCGATCATCAGgctattattaaagaaattggaCACTTAATGCAAAATCGACGGAGTGTGCTTACTAACAGCGTACAAACGAGAGGGTGGAAAATCAAAACCCTTGATGACGAACTTTTCAGACTATCACTGGAGGATAATCTCAACTATGTGGAAGACATAGACCGACAAGCGGAGATGCTGGTGAAACACATTAGCAAAGCCTGCAACGCTTCAATGTGCAGAAAGAAATTTGGGGCCTGCAGAAAACCCGTATACTGGTGGAATGCAGAAATCGACACTCTAAGGAGAGATTGCCACAAAGCCAGGAGAATATACCAAAGAAGTCGAGGCGCGACGGAGCAAACGGAACTACGCGAAAGGTTCAAAAGTAAACGCAACGACCTGAAAAAAGCCATAAAGAAAAGTAAGACCTACTGTTTCAAAGAATTATGTGGGaaaatcgatgaaaatccgTGGGGCGATGCGTACAAGATTGTAATGTCGAGGATTAAAGGTGGCAAAAGTGAAGCTCCAACTTGCCCCATACTACTGAAAACGGTGGTGGAAACACTCTTTCCTTCACAGCCCGTTGAAAACCGACAGGCACGAGGAGAAGATCCACCCGAAAAAACGTACCAACAGTCACTGACGTAGAGGTGTTACGAGCAGCAGAAAGATTTGGTAATACCAAAGCAGCAGGTCTGGATGGCATCCCAAATAAAGCTTTGAAAATTGCCATCAACCAAAACGCGAGGCCTTTTTGTGAACTATTTACGAGGTGTATGCAAAATGgtgtattcccaaaagtttGGAAAAAGCAGCGGCTAGTCCTATTACAAAAGCCTAATAAACCAGCTGGCGAACCCAGCTCATATAGGCCACTGTGCATGCTGGATACCGTTGGCAAGATACTCGAGAGGTTAATCTGGACGCGTTTAATTCTGCATATTGGCCTCACATCATAGAAGCTCTGAAACGAAAGTCAACACCGACTTATCTAGTGAGAATCGTGTCCAGCTACCTGTCTGATCGGGTGTTATTGTACGACACCGAAGATAGGCCCAGAAAGTATATGGTAACAGGAGGGGTTTTGCAAGGTTCCGTGCTTGGACCACTGTTGTGGAATGTACTCTACGACGGTGTGTTGTGTCTTCCTTTTCCGAGGGAAGTGCAGATCATCGGATACGCGGATGATATTGCAGTAACCGTAGTGGCAAAGGAGCTTgaacaaattaagaatttaactAATAGTACAGCTGTACAAATTAGGAACTGGCTCACTGCAACAAATCTCCAGCTTGATGGCCATAAAACCGAAGCGGTGTTAATAACGAGTAGGAAGAAGCTTGAATATGTCACACTTAATATTGACGGGCATAACATCACGACACAGAGATCACTGAAGTACTTAGGAGTCCTGATTGATACGAGGCTATGTTATAAAATGCACGTTGACAAAGTCTGTGAAAAAGCGACACGCGTAACTGCCGCGCTGTCGAGGATAATGGCCAACATTGGTGGACCAACCCACAACAGAAGAGCATTATTGGCTAAGGTGAGCCAATCAATACTAATGTATGCGGCACCCATATGGGGACCAGCCCTGTTGCGCAATACATACGCCAAGAAAGTTAATACGGTAACTAGGCTCAATGCTATCAGAGTCGCTAGTGCATTCCGAACGGTATCACATGAGGCAATCTGTATTATAGCGGGCATCGTTCCGCCAGACATAATGGCGATGGAGCTGAAAAGAATTTTCGATACATCCAAAAGTATTGGTAGGCGACTCACAGCACATGAGCGAAAAGGGGAAAGACAAGCAAGTCTCAATGAATGGCAGAGACGATGGGACGCAGCAACGACCGGAAGATGGACCCATCGACTCATCGGAAACGTGCAAGCGTGGTTAGAAATAAAGCATGGAGAGACTGATTTTTACTTGACGCAGTTTTTGACGGGGCATGGATGTTTCAGAGAATATCTGTACAAATATGGCCATGACGACGATACAAATTGTTCCTTCTGCGGCAACAGTGAGGAAAATGCGCTGCACATTTTCTTTTTCTGCCCGCGGTATAAAGATGAGAGAACCAAACTGGAAGAAATTATAGCAGAACGAGTGACACCGGATAATATCGTGCGACATATGATAAAATCCAAGCTAGTTTGGGATAAAGTACGAACATGGTCAGCACTAGCCATGCAGGAACTTCGAAAAAAAGAGTGGCAACGCAGCGAAAGCGTTAGAATAAACGGTGACTAAGAAAAATGAATAACTGACGAGCCGAATGGCTATGCTTGGACTCTCGATGTAATGCCTAACGGCAGTTCCGTGAGCCGTACAGATAAGCACTGACGATGgagttaagggtttagtacgtaggcgtatTGTCCACAAGTCCTTATGGGCGCGGTCCCAAATGAGGTGTACCTTAGAGGACAGTA
This portion of the Zeugodacus cucurbitae isolate PBARC_wt_2022May chromosome 3, idZeuCucr1.2, whole genome shotgun sequence genome encodes:
- the LOC128920325 gene encoding uncharacterized protein LOC128920325; translated protein: MRVLQLNLNHCEAAQELLSQTVYEQKIDVAIISEQYRNKSESTWISDCTNKAAIWACGGKAFQDKPLVDKPFYARAKIGGINFYSCYIPPSVSQSDFEKILDELVKEVLTTTMNVVAGDFNAWATEWGSIYTNRRGDALLKAFSVLDTVLLNTGNQNTFEKNGRGSVIDITFASRSLVRTTSWQVCDLYTHSDHQAIIKEIGHLMQNRRSVLTNSVQTRGWKIKTLDDELFRLSLEDNLNYVEDIDRQAEMLVKHISKACNASMCRKKFGACRKPVYWWNAEIDTLRRDCHKARRIYQRSRGATEQTELRERFKSKRNDLKKAIKKSKTYCFKELCGKIDENPWGDAYKIVMSRIKGGKSEAPTCPILLKTVVETLFPSQPVENRQARGEDPPEKTYQQSLT